The Deltaproteobacteria bacterium sequence CACGGAATTCCGCCTTTCTCTTGAAGAATGCAATGAGTTGCTTCCCAGCGGGAACCAGCCATTATTTAACAACAGGGTCGGGTGGGCGGCCACATATCTTAGAAAGGCGGGACTCATCGATTCTGAAAAGAGAGGATTTTTTAGGATCACAGATCGTGGCAAGATTGTTCTGTCTGAGAATCCTGAAAGGATTGACGTAAAACTTTTGGAACAATTTCCAGAATTCGTTAAGTTTCGCAAAAAAGACCCTATAAAGCCACCCCCTCCATCCGTTATCAACCCAGAAGAACTACTGGGAACAGCCTACCAAGAGCTAAAAGAAAGCCTTGCCTCAGACCTTCTCAAGAACATAGGGGAGTGTTCCCCGTCCTTTTTTGAACGTCTCGTTGTGGACCTGCTCATCAAGATGGGGTACGGCGGGTCTCGAAGGGAGGCCGGACAGGCCATGGGACAATCTGGCGATGGAGGAATAGACGGAATCATAAAAGAAGACAAACTGGGGCTGGACATCATCTACATACAGGCGAAAAGATGGAATGGTACTGTAGGCCGACCAGAGATACAGAAATTCGCCGGAGCGCTTCAGGGACAAAGAGCACGCAAGGGCATATTCATTACGACGTCCAACTTTAGCAAGGAAGCCTTAGATTACGTTAAACATATTGATAGTAAAATCATTCTCATAGACGGTGAAAGGCTGTCGGAATTGATGATCGACCACAACGTAGGTGTATCTCCAGTAGCATCATACGAGGTCAAGAAGATAGATTCAGACTATTTTATCGAAGAATAATGTTGAAATAGGCTTTCAGACGCATCGGAGTACAGCTATTGGGACGGCAGCCGCAAAAACCCGGCAACAAAGGAAGCCTGAAGTGGATTCAAAAGGCCGTAAATGATCGACCTGATCTCTTGGACTTGGCAATCAAGAAAGCTTTGATCCTCCCCGCGTCTGCAAACATCGAATGGGTCTCGCCGCTCAAAAACGACGAATATGCCGAATACCGAGATGGTGCATTCCTGAAACGGCTCGGTGTCGAGTTGAAAAGACGGCCTCTCAAGGATTTCTGGCCGGCTCAGGGGCCTCAATGGGATGCCTTGGGTCGCATTGATGGCAAAGCGTATTTCCTGGTTGAAGCCAAGGCCCATGTTGCGGAGATCATTTCTTCATCCCAAGCGAAATCTCCCGCCTCCATATCACTGATAGGCAAAAGCTTGGATGATACGAGGGCTTTTCTGAAGCTGAGCCCCCATGTCGATCTGACCAAAGGCTTCTATCAGTATGCGAATAGACTGGCCCATCTTTATCTTCTCAGAGAGCTCAATGAGATTCCCGCCTACCTGGTCTTTGTGTATTTCGTGAACGATCCTACCCATATCCCAACCATCAGAGACGAATGGAACGGCGCACTAAAACTGATGCATGCCATTTTGGGTACACACAGACACAAATTTTCAAGGTATGTTATCGACATTTTCATAAACATAGACAAATTAAAAAACTGAGATTAGTTGAAGGTTGGAATCTGCAATCTATTGAGCAAGCTTAGAAGGGTAAGAAGATGAAGCGAAAGAAAAGACCTGATGTATTGGAAGGTGCTCCTCGACTATTTGCGCCCGAAAACGA is a genomic window containing:
- a CDS encoding restriction endonuclease, which codes for MAIPDYQTIMLPVLKFASDGKDHAFRDAVDSLATEFRLSLEECNELLPSGNQPLFNNRVGWAATYLRKAGLIDSEKRGFFRITDRGKIVLSENPERIDVKLLEQFPEFVKFRKKDPIKPPPPSVINPEELLGTAYQELKESLASDLLKNIGECSPSFFERLVVDLLIKMGYGGSRREAGQAMGQSGDGGIDGIIKEDKLGLDIIYIQAKRWNGTVGRPEIQKFAGALQGQRARKGIFITTSNFSKEALDYVKHIDSKIILIDGERLSELMIDHNVGVSPVASYEVKKIDSDYFIEE